In Nocardioides nitrophenolicus, the genomic window GAGGTGCGACGTACAGGCCTTGCAGACGTTGATCCCGCAGCCGTACTTCGGCCCGGTGACGCCCAGGACGTCGCGCAGGACCCACAGGATGCGGACGTCGTCCTCGACGTCGACCGTCACGGTCTCGCCGTTGAGCTGGAAGGTGTGCTTCGGCATGGCGGATCCTCAGGAGAGGTAGTCGAGGCCGTTGGTCGGCGACTCGGGGACGGACGGGACGAACGGCTTCGGCTCGAAGTGCAGCGGGGCGTGGAAGTTGATCGGGAACTCGGTCGGCATCGTGCCCGTCGCCCGCGCGTAGGCGCAGGCCACGGCGGCCATCGACGCCGCGACGCCGGCCTCGCCGACCCCGCCGGGCTCCTCGCGGTCGGAGTCGACGACCTCGCAGTGGAACTCGAAGGGCGTGTTCCACTGCCGGGTGTACGCCGAGTTGTCCCAGCTGGCCTCGAGGAAGTGGCCGTCGACGAGGTGGTTGCCGTAGCTCAGCGCCTGCGCCATCCCGTCGGAGAAGCCGCCCATCATCTGCGCCTGCACCCCGAGCGGGTTGATCGCCAGCCCGCAGTCGACGACGACCGTCGCCTTGGTGACGCGAGGGCCCGTCACGGCATCGCGGACCTTGCGGTTCACCGTCTCGGGACGGCAGTCGATCTCGACGAGGACGGCGGTCGCGCCCTTGTACTCCTTGTGGATCGCGATCCCCTGCGCGGTTCCGGCCGGCATCTGCCTGCCCCAGTCACCGAGCTCGGCAGCCCTGCGCAGCACCTTCTTGACGATCCCGCTCTTGAGGTACTTGAGCCGGAAGGCCACCGGGTCCAGCTTCAGCTTCGCCGCCAGCTGGTCGACGATCAGCTCGTTGGCGGTGCGGACGTCGGGTGAGTAGATGTTGCGCACCGAGCTGGTGTTGAACCGGTCGACGTCCTGGTTGGACTCGTTGAGCAGCTGGGTGACGACGCCGAAGTTGTAGGGCAGCTCCTGGCTGAGCAGGAAGATCGTCTCGGAGAAGCCGAGATTGGCCAGCCCGGTCGGCAGCGCGGCCACCTCGGCGGTGAGCCGCTCCCCGAGCCCGTGGGTGAAGTCGGTGGACACCGAGGTGTGCCGCTGCTCGAAGGAGACCACGCTGCCGAGCAGCATCGTGGCCCGCACCCGCGAGGTGGCCATCGGGTGCACCCGGCCCTGGCGCGGCTCGTCGGCGCGATGCCACATCAGCTTCACCGGCGCGCCGAAGGCCTTCGACGCGTGCGCCGCCTCGATCGCGGAGTCGCTGAACAGCTTGCGGCCGAAGGAGCCGCCGCCCTGCACGACGTTGACCGTCACCTTCGCCTGCGGCAGCCCGAGCGCCTTCGCGACCTTGGACTGCGCGTCGATCGGCGACTTCAGCCCGCCCCAGATCGTCGCCGCGCCGTCGCGGACGTCGGCGATCGCACAGTTGGGCTCCAGCGCCGAGCCGCTGCGGAAGTGGAAGACGAAGTCGCCCTCGACGGTGGTCGCGCCGAGCTTGGGCACCGCCAGCGGCAGCTGCGCCCGGCGCAGCTCGGCGAGGATGTCGTCGGACGACCTGCCGGCGACGGTGCCGGCCTTCCACTCGACGTCCAGCGCGCGGACCGCGTCGATGCACTGCCCGAAGGTCCTCGCCCGCACCGCGACGCCCGTCGGGATGATCGCGACGTGGGTGACGCCCGGCATCGCCTCCACCGCGGCCCGGTTGCGGATCGCCGCGGCCGTGCCGTTGAGGTCGGGCGCCCGGCACACCATGGTCGGCAGCGCGCCGGGTACGTCGAGGTCCATCGCGAACCGCTTGCGCCCGGTGACCGCGTCGAGCGCGTCGAGGCGGCGCTGCGGCGTACCGACGACCGTGCGGTCCGCGAGCGACTTCAGCTCGACCTTCACCTGCTTGGTCGTCGCCGGCGCGGCGAGGGCCGCGGCCTCGCCGTACGGCAGGGCGTTGCCGAGCAGGTCGTAGATCACGCCACCCTTGACGCGCAGCGTGGTGACGAGCGCGCCGAGCTGGACCGCGGCCGCGTCGAGCAGCGCCTTGCGGGCGACGGCGGCGGCGACCCGGATCGGGGTGTACGTCGAGATGGTCGTGTTGGAGCCACCGGTGAGCTGGTTGAACAACAGCTCCTTGCGGGCCGGCGCGAGGGTCACGTGCACCCGCTCGACGGGCAGGTCCAGCTCCTCGGCGATGATCATCGCGGTGGAGGTGGTGATGCCCTGCCCGACCTCCATCCGCGGCAGTGCGAAGTGCGCGTCGCCCGCCTCGTCGACGTGGATCGCGATCAGGCCCGACGTCGGCAGGGTGCAGTGGGTGAGGAAGTCGTTGAGGTCGTAGATCTCGGGCACCTGCGGCACCGACGGGATCGGAAGTCCCGCGGCCTGCGCGGGCGCGGCGCCGAGCGCGAGGTCGGCCGCGACCACGAGGCCGGTCCCACCCATCACGTAGCCGACGAAGGAGCGCCGGGTGAGACCTCCGGCTCGCCGGTCGGTCGTCTGGTCGTGCGACATGACGGAATGTCTCCCGTTCGTCCGAGGCCGGCGCCGCCCCATGCAGCGCCACAACGGGTGGCCTCCAGCAGCGTGGCACCCGTCACACCGCCCTGGCCATGTGAGTCGGTCCAAGGCGCCTTGGAGAGTGCTCCAAGTAGGTTGGGGCCATGGACCAGGACCGCTACGGCACCCGGCCGCGCTGGCAGCGGCTGCTCCTCGGCCTGCCGCCCGCGCTGGCACTCCTGATCGTCGGTGGCTACTGGACGCTGCTGTCCTGGGGTGTGATCGGCGACGAGACCTCCAACACCTTCTCGATCATCGGGCCGATCCTCGCCGGCTTCGGCGTCGCGCTCGGCTGGGTCGTGCTGCAGCGTCGCGACTAGGGCCGGCCGCGGATCCAGTCGCCGACCGTCCTCGCGAGCGGCAGCGGCCGGGCGTCCGCGTCGAGCAGCAGGTCGTAGCCGTGCCCGGACTCGGCCCCGACGAACCGGCCGCCCTCCGGCGCCTGCTCGACGATCTCCCGCGCCGCGTCGACCTGGTCCGCACCCTCGCTGTCGGCCATCGCCACCAGCACCGGCACCTTCAGCTCCCGACCGCCGTCGACCACCTCGATGCCGTCCCAGTCGACCGGGCCGGACAGGTCGACGGCCCCGGCGAGGTCGCCGTCGGTGGCGGCCGTCATCAGCGCGACGCTGCCACCCATCGACGCGCCCACGACCACCACGCGGCTGCTGTCCCTGCGCGCCTCGGCCAGCGCGACCTCGACGGCGTCCACCTGGTGCGCTCCGGTGCGATCGCCCGTGCACTCCGACTCGCCGTAGCCGCACAGGTCGATCGCCAGCACCCGCAGCCCCGGCTCGGCGACCAGGTCGGCGGCGTACGGGAGCCAGCCGCACAGCCCGTTGCCGTCGGTCTGGTGGAGCAGGACGGCGACGGTGCTGCCACTGCCCGCGGTCACCGCAGCGATGCTCCCGACCTCCGGGTCCGTCAGGGTCGTCGGCGTGAACCCGGCGTCCGCGACGTCGGCGGGCTGCGGGCCGCAGCGGCCGAGGGGACCGTCGAGGGTCCGCCAGGGCTGGTCGGCCTGCCCGGTGGGCGTGGGGGTGGGCGACGGGGTCCGGCTCGGCGTACCGCCGACGGGGTCGTCGCCACCGCCGCAGCCGGCGAGCGCGAGGGTCGTCAGGATGGTCGTCACTGCCCCGATGCGTGATCTCATCGCGTCATTGTCGGTCCTGGCGGCGGAGGTGGGGCGAGATCAGCGCGGTCCGCACCGACAGCCCCAGGTCGCGGCCGCGCACCGTCGTGATCCGCCGCCCGGGCTGCACGGCGTCCTTCACCGGCCCGGTCCGCTCCCCGAGCAGCGCGGCCGCCGCGTCGATGTCGGCCACCACGTGGGTCAGTCCCCACAGGCAGGACGGGCCCGCACCGGCGGTCTCCGGCGAGCCGACCACCTCGAGGATCACCTCGCCGAGCCGGTAGAACAGCTGCCGCATCGGCGTCCCGCCCAAGGCGCCGGCCCGCTCCCGTCGTACGTCGAGGCCGAGGGCGCCCAGGGCCGCCCCCGTCCGGGCGAGGTCGGGTGAGAGCAGTACGACGTGGTCCAGGTGGGTCACCCCGTTGGGGTGCGTCGGCGCCTGCGCCGCGGCGGGCGGGTCGGCCGGCGCGGGCGTCGTGGGGATGCCGTCGACGTCACGGGTGTCGCCCGGCACTCCGCCCAGCGCCCAGCCGACGATGCCGGTGCCGTGCTGCGGACCGACCAGCCGGATCCGCACCGCGCCGACCCGGCAGACGTCGCCGTCGACGGCGAAGCCCACTTCCCGCCAGGAATCGGGCCGGTCCGCGACGAGAAGGTCGGTGAGGGTGAGGGTCACGGGCGCGATGCTGCCAGGTTCTCGCGGCCACCCTGTAACGAAATCGACGTCGCGACCGCTCCCCCAGCAGACCCACCGACACCGGCGACGCGCACCAGGAGCCTCCCCCCATGCACCGGTTCGACGTGCCCGAACCCCTGCCCGACGGGTCGCGGCTCCTCCACATCGGGCTGCCCAAGACCGGCACGTCCGCGCTCCAGGCGTCCTTCCACGCCGCCCGTGATGCCCTCGCGGCGGCGGGCGTCGACTACGTGAGCCGGGGCCCGAACCCGCTGGGCGCGGCCAGGTACGCCGCGGGCGCCCCACTGCCGATGCCCGCCGACGCCGAGCGGGCGGCGCAGCGGTGGGAGCGGATCGCCCGCCGCTTCCGTACGTCGAGCGCCCGCCTGGCGGTGCTGTCGAGCGAGGCCTTCAGCGGCGCCGCTCCGGACCGGGTCGCGGCCATCGCGGACGCGCTCGGGGCCGACACCACGGTGGTGGTCACCCTGCGCCCGACGGCCGCTCTCCTCCCCTCCCACTGGCAGCAGGCGGTCCGGCGCGGCGCCACCGAGCCGCTCGGACGCTGGCTGGCGCAGGTGCTCGACCCCGAGCATCCCCACGCCCGGGCGATGCGGA contains:
- a CDS encoding molybdopterin cofactor-binding domain-containing protein, which produces MSHDQTTDRRAGGLTRRSFVGYVMGGTGLVVAADLALGAAPAQAAGLPIPSVPQVPEIYDLNDFLTHCTLPTSGLIAIHVDEAGDAHFALPRMEVGQGITTSTAMIIAEELDLPVERVHVTLAPARKELLFNQLTGGSNTTISTYTPIRVAAAVARKALLDAAAVQLGALVTTLRVKGGVIYDLLGNALPYGEAAALAAPATTKQVKVELKSLADRTVVGTPQRRLDALDAVTGRKRFAMDLDVPGALPTMVCRAPDLNGTAAAIRNRAAVEAMPGVTHVAIIPTGVAVRARTFGQCIDAVRALDVEWKAGTVAGRSSDDILAELRRAQLPLAVPKLGATTVEGDFVFHFRSGSALEPNCAIADVRDGAATIWGGLKSPIDAQSKVAKALGLPQAKVTVNVVQGGGSFGRKLFSDSAIEAAHASKAFGAPVKLMWHRADEPRQGRVHPMATSRVRATMLLGSVVSFEQRHTSVSTDFTHGLGERLTAEVAALPTGLANLGFSETIFLLSQELPYNFGVVTQLLNESNQDVDRFNTSSVRNIYSPDVRTANELIVDQLAAKLKLDPVAFRLKYLKSGIVKKVLRRAAELGDWGRQMPAGTAQGIAIHKEYKGATAVLVEIDCRPETVNRKVRDAVTGPRVTKATVVVDCGLAINPLGVQAQMMGGFSDGMAQALSYGNHLVDGHFLEASWDNSAYTRQWNTPFEFHCEVVDSDREEPGGVGEAGVAASMAAVACAYARATGTMPTEFPINFHAPLHFEPKPFVPSVPESPTNGLDYLS
- a CDS encoding glyoxalase, whose product is MTLTLTDLLVADRPDSWREVGFAVDGDVCRVGAVRIRLVGPQHGTGIVGWALGGVPGDTRDVDGIPTTPAPADPPAAAQAPTHPNGVTHLDHVVLLSPDLARTGAALGALGLDVRRERAGALGGTPMRQLFYRLGEVILEVVGSPETAGAGPSCLWGLTHVVADIDAAAALLGERTGPVKDAVQPGRRITTVRGRDLGLSVRTALISPHLRRQDRQ
- a CDS encoding alpha/beta hydrolase family protein; amino-acid sequence: MRSRIGAVTTILTTLALAGCGGGDDPVGGTPSRTPSPTPTPTGQADQPWRTLDGPLGRCGPQPADVADAGFTPTTLTDPEVGSIAAVTAGSGSTVAVLLHQTDGNGLCGWLPYAADLVAEPGLRVLAIDLCGYGESECTGDRTGAHQVDAVEVALAEARRDSSRVVVVGASMGGSVALMTAATDGDLAGAVDLSGPVDWDGIEVVDGGRELKVPVLVAMADSEGADQVDAAREIVEQAPEGGRFVGAESGHGYDLLLDADARPLPLARTVGDWIRGRP